The Arachis ipaensis cultivar K30076 chromosome B10, Araip1.1, whole genome shotgun sequence DNA window ATATTTTCCACCCGAAGCTTTTAAGGACTTAAGGTAGAGTATATTATGGTCACATAACACAGCACGTCAATAAAAAATTCACTAATTTAATTCATATTAATATTTTCTAAGAATTAAATTACAACATTtactattttaaaaattaatttaaatattaaccaAATGTATAATGCTTTCTGACTTGCGGTCATCCTTGTGAGAGGGAAATGACAAGCAAACTTTTTTAAGCACATGAACTGTAGCagtaaatatttcatcaaacccATATTTTGCAATTTGCACATGGAAGAATATCTTCgacataattattaaaaaatttctgtagtttttattttttttatttatcatcaTTTTAActcttaaagttttaatgtttgtCATCCACTATTCCGTATTCACACATCAAAGTAGAAGTATGTACAAATAATAAGATAATACTAAAATAAGATAATACTGAAATAATGGATACGGAATAATAGATGATGACAGACATTAAAACTTTaacacataattataaatatacagaatataattttaataattattataaaattggaAATTAGAAATAATAACCTAAAAGGAAAGGCACAATAGCACGGGGGGCATAATGGGCACGACAATGGTGACACTCTCCCACTCGGTGCTGccgagagagagagaagaagattcAACGAAGGATTGAAGGGTGTGTTTGATCTTTCTTTGTCGTTATAGTAGACGTCGCATTCAAGAGCCTCTCTTACCGTTCCTTACTTACATTACATGTCTTCTACTCACACACCCATTTCCCTTCCTTCTTCCCTTCTCTTCTTCACTCTCGTTCCCAATGTAACCTTCACTTCCTCACCCATCACACTCACATTTtgttctcttctactcttctcctCAAACCGCCACTAAAAACACAACAAAACGGTACCCGCACTTCACTAATGGCTCTCGATTCGTCAACCGCGGTAAACGCTCCTTCATTTCCTCTGTCGTTTATGTCTCTAATTTCAACCTGCATTTTGAGTTCACCAGCTAAACGACACGTCGTTTGAACTAAATCGGAGCCTCAACCTCAACTTGTTTCCGTTTCTACTACTTTCTAAGAGCAAGTTGAGTTGAGTTGAGTTGCGTGGCGGTACTTTCCAGCTTTAATTCGAAAACGAAAGCTGGAGAAGTCTCTGCACGCACGCGCGTGCGTTTTGTGTGTGTGAAAGTGAACTGAAAACGACGCGATTTGATGTTGTAGGTTATTATGTTAATTGATTTTCGCCATTTTTTGTAAAATTCGAGTACATTAAGTTGGATTTGCTGAATGTCTTACTTTGACTGAACGGATCGCGTACTCAAGGTTAAATTGATGAGTCACATTGTTCAATTGCATTCCTAACCGACATTGCTTTTNNNNNNNNttttttttttttttttttttttttttttttttttttttatggttgaaTTTTGTTTTGCAGAAAGAGCATCAAATTCGAGAAGGGAATGTGAATGGGAATGTACCTGTGGGTTGTTCTTGTTTGAAGTTACTCAAAGCAGGTGTTGATGACCTTAATCGTCAGCTTCCTCTGGGTAATTTACTCTACTAGATTCATAATATAACTTTACAATGGTGCTcgattcttttttattattattattctttttttttctaaatttatttcagaGGTTCCGCCGATTCGGGTTGAAGAGACTTCACATGCAGCCAGATTGCACGGTTCACATGTTGGTTCTTCTGTTTAGCGTGATTTAAATGTTCCTTTTTTTTCcttctaatttaatttttagttCACGTAGTGAACTTTATGTGACTGAACAGTTATTACTTATTCGTTGGTAAGCATGAAATTGGCGGAAAAAAAAATACTGAATGTTAGGCTTTATATAAAGGCATGCCAGTGAGTAGAAAGTAGAAACAAAACCAAACTGTTACATTTTGGCATTTCATTATTGATGGTTCATGGGTTTGTGATGATTCACTATGTTAGAGTATTAGAACAGTAAGATTGAAAACAGAGCAACAAAGGTTACAAAATATATGCAGTGAtgcttcactttttctttttttgggttACTGTTATCTTCCTTGATCCAAGTAGTGGATAGGGACAGCACAATGGCATCATTTGATCATTTGATCCATGAAGCCGATTCCACCTAGTAGGACAAGGATTTGTTGTATTGCTGTTACCTTGGTGTTTAAACATAAAATGAACTTAGCTTTTGGGTTTCTGTTTGACTTTGGTTTAATTTTAGTCACCTTATTACTTTGAACCATATATATATTTCAAATGGTTTCATGAAGCTTAAGACACACCAAAGCtgcacttttttcttttttcttttttttaattaaaactggTAAAATACAAGGACCAAAAGGGAAAGGGGAAAGGAACTGGTATAAATCGAATGAGTTTCCAATGTGTTGCATGTTTTTCTTATTTGAAGTGCTTCATCAATTTTATGTTATTAATGATGGATATGACTCAATGTTCTGAAAAGTGAAGTCCTTGTATAAATACAGGGTCAAGATGTTTACAGCATTTCAATGTTGCATGAGGAAGGTGAAACTGCAAATTATGCTTCGCCGCTAGCTTTCTTAAGCATCCTACAGGTTCCTGATCAAGCTAAAAGCTCGGCTTGTTTAGATGTTGACCTAAATTGCCAAGACTGCTTTGATTTTCAAATGAAAGGCGATGAGTATTCTGAGTGCGTAATTGATATACCTAGTGTGAATGGAAACTCAGTTTCACCCGAATCCCATGAAGAGGGTGTTGAAACTTTTAAAACCGGGAACTCCCCAACTGTAAGTCAATTCTCATAAACTTATGTTCTTGATTGATGTTCTCTAAAATATAAATGAATAGATGGGTTCAATTAATTCCAGATATATTTGAGCAGTGATCATTCTTTTTGTCATTCATTtctgtttattattattttgaatctcTTGGTATATATATACCAAGGACACAAATTCTATGAGTATCAGGACTGATATTTCACGACATTGCAGAGTGTACTGTGGAGAGAATCAAGTTTGAAATCAGGTGGAAAGCAACTGCAAAGTCTGATGAGCTTCAATTCAAGAGGTATGTTTGACATTCTTGGTCACCATGATATTTTAATTCAGATAAGATGATAGTTTTTCTTTACTGGAGATGATTATGTAGTTCGCACACAATAAGTAAGCAGACGGTTGGAATAGTTAGATCTGAAAAGAAATATTGTCCAAGTGATACAAATCAGTGGCATGATAACAAAAATGTGTGCTAGAAGCAGCAAGATAAATAGATGTATCCTCTCACATCTCAAAGAACAGATGCCCTCTTTACTATTGAAACATGTTCTTTTGTGATTGGATCTGGATGTCACTGACATGTGCTATAGAGTATTGATTAACCATATAGTTAACTTTTGCAAGGTGGTAAATATGGATAGGTTGGTATTGCCCCATTGCATTTGCATTTAATCAAACATATTAAAGACTCTGGTAATAACATTTGGTTGATCTGAACTTGAAGATAAGGATAAGTTACTTATAATCCTTTTGCATTTCCTGATTAATCACATGGAGAAGCCTTCATAGTTCGGTAAAGCGTAGTTTCCATGTTTTTATCCTAATCCTTTTTGTGATGTTTAAGCTACCAAGTGTGTTTATGTGCTTATGTTCTCCAACATCAACTAGATTGGTGATTTCTATACATTTTTAACTTTTATATCTCTAATTAACAGATAAACCAGTCAGTGAGAAGTTACATGATTTACCAAGTAACAGATGGAGAAGATATAAGCGTGCAGCTTCGTTTGATTCCAGAAAAGTTGCTCTTCTGTTTTCAATATTGTAAGTTCTAACAGATTAGACAATGAAAGAATAAGTTATCTACTTGCCCTGTAAATTTATATCTTCCATAGTATTTGATTGATGGATATTATTGAGTATATACCAATGTGATTATTTGACATGCTCAAATAAAAATTGccgtaaaataataaaatagacgtaTCAGTTGATATAACTTCATCTATTattatctgaatttttttttttccatttcctGGTAAaacgtttcttttttttttcccccatagttgtaacaaaatattttaaagcTATACATGTAGCACTCTGTTGTGAATTTATGAAAATAAATGTTGATGTTTCCAGGAGGCTGATAAGAATGAAAACAAAACACCCACCACTGAAAGAACATTAATTAGCATTATTTTAGTACGGTGTACAGTTGGCTTGTGTTTGATACAGCAGTACAATGTGTCGGGACTTGGTCCGATTGAGCTGAAACGGACATTTAATGCAAATTGTTATCTATTCTATATGAACATTAACCATAATGATCAATATCCTGCAGGTCAAGCTTTGGAACATTGATTTTGATATATCTGACGTTGAGGGTTAGGCAAAAGGCTGAAGGCTTTCTTAGTTGATGCTCTGATATTCGGTGCCTTTAAGTGCGTGTAAACTTCCATGGCTGTTTAATATGAACTTTGAATTGTAATAGGGGTGCTTATGATACTCAAGTTATATTGAAAATGTTGCTCGGGATAAGATTTGATGATTGAGGTCTACGTTTTCCTAAAACCCCAGTTTTAATTGAATCATCCGCCAAATCATAAAACTATAGTTGCCTGAAAGGGAATAGATTCTCAACTTTTGTTTTTTCTCAATTGTTAAATCTTGTATGACTGAATGGTGAGAAATTATATTTTACAGGAtcaattgagaaaaaaaaattgagaaaatttatttttccatGGATCAAGTTTTCCGCAAAGATGGGCATGAAAATCTCAATATACAAGAGTAAAATAATAGTTGTGAACAttttacttatcttttatgcTCGATTACGTTAGTATGATATGCATCTATAGATCTCATACGATTATGTTCAAATATTAATTGTTTAGGGGTCTAAACTTCAGAAAAAATCGGAAATTCATCAAAATTAACAGGTCCTTATTTTATTATAGGGGAAAATGCATACTTACGTCCAAAAGTTTAATCAATGTGCATTGTACATTGTATCCTTTTGATTTGGAACACATGCATTCTAACCCCTTAAATTTTGTGCACTACATCCAAATTGTCAAATCTTCATTTTGCAACCACTTCTCCAATAGTTTGTCATTGGGGGTGTGCACTTCATAAACACAAGGGGTTTGATGCATTGTTTCTAAAATTTTGAGGATAAAATGCACATTGACTGAACATCAAGAATAAAAGTGCATTTTACCCTCATATATAAACTAGCATTGGTGGAACATATAACGTTCCTCTATTTAAGCATGTAACCATTTTCTAGAAATTCTAACCAAACCTTCAGTTTGAAGCTTTCTCTTCACGCATAAGCCGTCAGAGGTAACGGTGCTTCCTTCATGTCTACCACTAACAAAATTTCTATACTAGTACTTTATTACCTGTGCTCTTACATCTACGGTCTAActgtataataataaataaaatcaaataaataactaCCAGATTTGTGTATATTGCGATTTGCCCCCTCACCAATATAATCATGCACGTTTAACATTTCCACCAGCACAAGCATACAAACCAATAATTGTGCCAAGTTAATAGATTTATATTAGCACCTTCGTTAACAGAGTTTCTTTAGCACGCACAACCTCCTCCTTGTTGATCTGACTGCGATGAATTCACAGTAGGTTTCAAATTTACGTCAACCATGTCTTCTTGTTTTGTAGAAGACATACTATCCATCCCCGGCAATGCTGCAGCAATCTTTCGAAACAAAGGCTGAAAGTTTGGGATTCAGACAACATACAtgaattgataataataataataataataactcaaaGGAATGAACATGTAAAAAGGAAATAACATAGTTGAACTCGACTGAAATCTCTAGACTGGCCTATTCTACGTAAAAAATAGTAGTGGAAACATGCCATCTTTCTTCCAGATTGATATGGTAAAGATCATAGACATTATAATCAGAAGTATGTTGctcatatttttcttttataaaaaaaaatgagggTTACAGGGAGCATTCGTTGATTTTTACCTTGATATTGAAGCCTGCTTTAGCACTGGTTTCTATAAACATGATTCCACTCTCACGAGACTTGGCGTCTCCTTCCTCTATAGAAACTTGTCTGTTCAAGTATAAAAAAAATGACACTATAAATTGAAACAGAAATTTGTTGATTTGCAAAAATAGCACTGTTTGGCctcctcttccaccaccaccaacaataTAATCTAACCTATTACCAATAACTTTTTGTAACATAATTACCCAGTTACCCAAGTAAATTAGGTAATAAATGAAAACTTAAATCACATCATAGAATGCAAAGACAACATGTGAATTATCAATATTTTTATGGAACAATAGTCATTGCAACATAGTATATTAGTATTGACCAAATTTAGAATCTCACTGCTAACCTTTTATCAACAAGATCAGTTTTGTTTCCAACCAAGACAATAATAACATCACTGCCTCGTTCTTGACGTACCTCCTCAACCCACTTGTTAGTGTTCAGAAATGATTGCCGGTCTGCATCAGAACAACTTGCTAaggaatttaatatttataatttaatttgaatcTTGATAGATTGTTTATACACGTCAGATCCACATGCAAACTTAAcagagaaagagaaaacaaaagacacacaGAAAGCTGATGTTTCCATACCACATGCTTTTTGTAAAATAAGAACAGAACAGTTAGTTAAAAACCAGGCTTAAGAATGTATTCATTTGCTATAAtatcttttcttcaaaattcaaatacatAAATAACAAGAAGAAATTATGTCATAATAAAATATGTATGATCCATAAAGGACCTCGTTAATTAGACTTGATCCTAGTAccaaagaggaaaagaaaaaaaaccatTACTCACTGGCTACATCATATACAATAACTGCAACAGAAGAATCTCTTATGTAGCTTGGAATTAGACTTCTAAATCTTTCTTGCCCTGCAGTATCCCTGTGAAGTTAAAATGCACTACACTGAGAGACATGCAAAGAATAGGTaaaatggaaaaaacaaaaatggACGATCTTGTCTAACAAGTTTAAGAGGAACATAGCCTACCAAAGCTGTAAACGAACCGTTCGATCTTCAAGGTACATTGTTTTCGACAAGAAGTCAATGCCAATAGTAGCCTGAAAATCAGATGAtcaagaaagttgtcaagagccTAGTAGGTAGTAGCAGGACAAGGGAAATGAAAGTGTTGAAATGAAAATAGCatgaaagggaagacaaaatTCTATCTCAGATAACTAATATAAACAAGAAGCATCACAAAATATAGTACACATAGAAACAACCCCTGTAAATCTATTTTCAAGCGAAATAATAACAATTCAAACATTTTTACAAGTACATACAGTCTCTTTTGCAGTTCTACTCTACTTCAGCACTTGTCTAACTCAAACTTCAATACGTGCATTGCTAATGCAATATCAATCTGTAAGCAACTGGTCTAACTCCCGGCTAAAATCAATCTTCGATTATATCAAAACGATATCAAACAACAATGTGTTTTGCTCCTGGTGAGGGCGAGGGGGAAGAGCCAGGGAAAAGTACAAGTTACAATTGCAGAATATCCATAATTCCTAGTTGTTTAAATTGGATGATACATAATTAGAATTTCTTGATTTGAGAACTGAGCAAGCCAGCAAAGCACATCTTAAGGCTGGGGAAATTTTTTTCTGGATTTTGCAGTTCAGGATTTTATTTTTCCAGTGCTTTTGACCAATTCTCATAAGAGAAACTGAGAAGTTGAAGAAACTTTAATTATTAGATAAAAGGAACTAAGGGGATGTTATTGAATGCACCCTGAGTTCTCTACTACTTTGTTGTCAATTTGACATAACAAGAACTTGCATTCACCCACTCACGACATATGCATCCTATCCAAATGTTTCATTGCTCTATTATTCTTATCAAACAGAATATTCAAAGTACTAACATGGTTCTAAAGGGAGAAAAGAAAGTTAACTAAGAGTATTGCACTGTTCTCAGCGGATAATACGTGTTCAAGATATACGAGTATTACACTGAATTTTTATTAGGATGTACCACAAGTTTGCAGGAACAGTCAAGATATACGAGTAACTAATGCCTAACTGCTTTACCGTATTATTTGGAGTTCTATATTTGTTTATTGATATTTAAAGTTTAAGATTTCATGTCTGAGGTTCAAGTAACTTGTTTATATTTTAGGCAGGGAATCATGTATGATGCATACAACATAATTATGTTTCTTGTTTTGGATGTACTTCTTAACCTGTACTAATTCACAACTCTTAAACTGAACAAAATAATTCTTAATACGATTCAAGATATCACAGTTAATCACGTGAGATAAACAGGTCTTAAAAATCATAGCAAAAGTCATTCTGATACTTATTTTCCAATTAAATACAGTATTAAGTGATCAATGAATAGCATGAACTTATTCTGATCTTAATTCTTAACTCCTAACAGAGCATACACAGAAATGGCTAATTTTTGAAAACGGAAACACTATTCTAATTCAGGTTGATCCGCACAAAACTACGCAAAGAAGAAGAGATCAACGGGAAATGCAAaatcaaaaccaaaaccaaaaccattCACGTTTGATAAACCGATCAAATTGAATTGAGAACCGATCAACGAAAACCATTGAAGAATGATCAAACAAAACCAAAACCTGAAAAGATCGAGAATATGGTGAAGGACCTGATAGGTAGTGTCGAATTTGTCATACATGAAACGTGTGATGATACTGGTTTTTCCAACCGATTGATCGCCTAAGAAAACGAGCTTATACTTGGCGAGAGGTGACACcgtcgccatttttttctttttgaattatCGATTTGGAAATGTATCGTTTACGCGAATGCGAGTAACGGAGAGTGAGATTAGGTTTCAGATCTGGATCTGAACCTctctcagagagagagagagagagagagagaagaaagggaCAGAAAATTGTTGACGACGACCGGAGGGTCGCAATTCAAAGTTTGATGGCTTTATATATGGCTGTGGAGAGCGCCAACCACGACGAAGAGGACCGTGTCACCgccattttctttttattattttaattaagaataataatacacattaaatttttttttaactaagtCCAACAAAAATAtctaacataataaaaattaattatgtgtagtgttattttaaattttattttttaatttaattaaattttattcataACAAAATTTAAATGTGTAGTATTattctttaattattttattttgacaAATTTTGCCCCTTCCTTCTTACATTTGGGCACTTATAAGTTATATCCCTTCCCTTAATTGAAGCAACCAAAATGGAAGCAAAAAAGCAGGGCAGTCTAACTCCATTGCTAAGTTACTAGAAATATTCAGTTCGTGTCTTTCTATTTGTTATTTTGGCTAAATACAAAGTTATTACGataaatattaataatctttaactaaaaaaaaatattaNNNNNNNNNNNNNNNNNNNNNNNNNNNNNNNNNNNNNNNNNNNNNNNNNNNNNNNNNNNNNNNNNNNNNNNNNNNNNNNNNNNNNNNNNNNNNNNNNNNNNNNNNNNNNNNNNNNNNNNNNNNNNNNNNNNNNNNNNNNNNNNNNNNNNNNNNNNNNNNNNNNNNNNNNNNNNNNNNNNNNNNNNNNNNNNNNNNNNNNNNNNNNNNNNNNNNNNNNNNNNNNNNNNNNNNNNNNNNNNNNNNNNNNNNNNNNNNNNNNNNNNNNNNNNNNNNNNNNNNNNNNNNNNNNNNNNNNNNNNNNNNNNNNNNNNNNNNNNNNNNNNNNNNNNNNNNNNNNNNNNNNNNNNNNNNNNNNNNNNNNNNNNNNNNNNNNNNNNNNNNNNNNNNNNNNNNNNNNNNNNNNNNNNNNNNNNNNNNNNNNNNNNNNNNNNNNNNNNNNNNNNNNNNNNNNNNNNNNNNNNNNNNNNNNNNNNNNNNNNNNNNNNNNNNNNNNNNNNNNNNNNNNNNNNNNNNNNNNNNNNNNNNNNNNNNNNNNNNNNNNNNNNNNNNNNNNNNNNNNNNNNNNNNNNNNNNNNNNNNNNNNNNNNNNNNNNNNNNNNNNNNNNNNNNNNNNNNNNNNNNNNNNNNNNNNNNNNNNNNNNNNNNNNNNNNNNNNNNNNNNNNNNNNNNNNNNNNNNNNNNNNNNNNNNNNNNNNNNNNNNNNNNNNNNNNNNNNNNNNNNNNNNNNNNNNNNNNNNNNNNNNNNNNNNNNNNNNNNNNNNNNNNNNNNNNNNNNNNNNNNNNNNNNNNNNNNNNNNNNNNNNNNNNNNNNNNNNNNNNNNNNNNNNNNNNNNNNNNNNNNNNNNNNNNNNNNNNNNNNNNNNNNNNNNNNNNNNNNNNNNNNNNNNNNNNNNNNNNNNNNNNNNNNNTGTATAAATGAATGATAAATATTATGAGAAAAATAAAGTGGCAAATAAACAATGTATAAAGTAAAATAATACGAGTCATCGTGATAATTCTTTTAAATGAAgttaataaaataaagaatttaattttatattgataatacaaaaaaaattatacatgtaTTTAATTATGCCTCGACATATATAACTATACAAGGTTGGAAGTGTAAACCCcgtaaaattagcgaataattagtcaataaattggattttaattaggaaaattaaaaatgcaaaactaatatcaaaataggtaTAGAGCtctttaaaacgagaattttgataccaatttcgagaaatttggcccaaaattagatCGGATGAGTCaaacactactagaaaactagttattacagacggatatttccgacggattttatcccacgaaaATACAAACGAAATTTCAGAGAGatttttgtcggaaaacaaaaaaaatgaattagcataaattacagacgtaaaacaaaatccgtcgataatttcgtcagtaaaaataatttttttccgtgaaaaatggttacagacggaaaattcgtctgtaattaaatagacaaaacGCTGCGTttcattaaattattacagacggaaaatccgtctgtaatttaaaattttctgtcgaaaatatttaattaaacccaAATGAAACTCGACCTTCTTCCAGCTTCTTCCAAATGAAACACGGCTTCTTCTTCTCTCCGTAGCACAAGCTACTTCTTCTCTCCGTGGCTGCTACTTCTGCTTCTTCCGCCGCTGCCGCTGCCGCCGTTGCGTCGCACAATCTCTCTCTGTCATCCCTTGCGTCGCACGAGATCCCTCCGCCGCCGCTCTCGTCGCATCTACTCCCATCGTCGCAGAGCTCTCTCTGCCGCCGCTCTCATCGCATCTGCTCCCTCTGGCTCCTCTTCCATCTAATCTCAACTCGCTCCCTCAGTTCTTCTCGTAACCATATCAAATTTCAGGTATATATATCCTGATTTTGTGATTCTATTCTTCGTGATAAATTTTAGGGCTCAATTTTTCTATGACAGATTTAGGTTTATCATACTCTActtttgtgctttgtttgaatCTACAGGTTTACTCTAATTTTGATGAATTATTTTCTGCAATCGAAGCTTTTTTGACCTAAAATTCATGGTAGGCCATTGCTTTCTATAGTTTTTAACTTTCATAGTTTGATATTGATTTTGATGACATTGGCTCCTGGTAAACTAATGTTCAGAGAGCAGCAACTGGAAGGAGACTATCGACAGCTTCACTCGCGATTGAGGACTCACTTGGAAAGTATAGCATTTTATGGTGGAGAGATGAGAGAAGATGCCCACATTCAGCAGAAGTTTAAGACCTTGGTTAGGCATTTGAGTAGTGTCCTACATGACCATTGGTGGTTTGGCATGATTCAGGACTTTTTATTGAAGTACTTTGGTGCTACAGTTGCTGTTATTCTGATAATTGAGCCTTTCTTTTCTGGCCATCTAAGGTCTGACAGTTCAACTTTAGGGCATGCAGAGATGCTAAGCAATCTAAGATATCATACTAGTGTTAT harbors:
- the LOC107622520 gene encoding ras-related protein RABH1e, with translation MATVSPLAKYKLVFLGDQSVGKTSIITRFMYDKFDTTYQATIGIDFLSKTMYLEDRTVRLQLWDTAGQERFRSLIPSYIRDSSVAVIVYDVANRQSFLNTNKWVEEVRQERGSDVIIVLVGNKTDLVDKRQVSIEEGDAKSRESGIMFIETSAKAGFNIKPLFRKIAAALPGMDSMSSTKQEDMVDVNLKPTVNSSQSDQQGGGCAC
- the LOC107622518 gene encoding uncharacterized protein LOC107622518 — translated: MALDSSTAKEHQIREGNVNGNVPVGCSCLKLLKAGVDDLNRQLPLEVPPIRVEETSHAARLHGSHGQDVYSISMLHEEGETANYASPLAFLSILQVPDQAKSSACLDVDLNCQDCFDFQMKGDEYSECVIDIPSVNGNSVSPESHEEGVETFKTGNSPTSVLWRESSLKSGGKQLQSLMSFNSRDKPVSEKLHDLPSNRWRRYKRAASFDSRKVALLFSILSSFGTLILIYLTLRVRQKAEGFLS